One Ranitomeya imitator isolate aRanImi1 chromosome 4, aRanImi1.pri, whole genome shotgun sequence genomic window, AATTTTAGTGACCCATCGAACAAAGTGGAAAACAATGGTAGGTCTTGCAGTTTTTTCGCAATTTCACCAACCTGGATTTTATTTTCCTGTTTTTTAGTACATGATTTGTTAAAATTCATGATGTCATTTAAAACTGTAATTTGCCCCTGAAAAATACCCCtcacattgatggaaaaataagaagGTTATATATCTTGGAAaaagggaaggaaaaaataaagtaaaaatgttAAAATTAAGCAGAataatgaaggggttaaaaaactggcACAACATTTTTTGCAAATAATGCTCTGTGTGAAATCGCCCCTAGTTTAGATATTTCATGTTAAATGTTTTCCAGATATACTTAGTGTGTAAACTTTTTTGTTATAGTGAAATTGCCATTCTGGGAGCTGTAGTTTGTACACTGATGTATGTTAATGAATGGCAAAGAAAAACATTATTTTCTAATTTGCTGCTGAGGGTCCGACATCTGGAACGCCTACTGATTTTGAGAACAAAGAGGCCTCATCCTTTTATCCCCTTTATTCTgcgccatttctgcacctattaggtaaattaggttacctgcgtttttttcattgcatttttgagtgttgttttttcatgggtttttactgtgtttttttgtATCTCTTTGGCATGtcatgatttaaataaagctgctttgtttttgatacttcctggtgctTAGCTTTGACAACATTTTATTGATACAGTTATGTGTGGATTGCATGCATTTCTGATGTTTTTCCTCttgtggaaatgcactaaaaacgctTGTTTGTGTTTTTTATCTGCACATTTTCTGCacgtaatgcaagtctatgggaaaaatctgcacatgaAGCTCAGGGtaaccgcaagagaaattgacatgttggagATTTAAAACACAGACAACAAgtcagtttacactgagtaaaATTAAAGCACGGGggccatgagatttctataaatccaatcCACTTTGGTAGAGCTGTAAGACAGTAGTCTTGGACAGTaagactcaccaaaaactcattgtgggctcACTTATTCTCTGCATAGGGACAATTGTGGCCACAATCACCAGTGTGACTCCATTATACTGAATGGGGCTGGCTGTAGTTTCCTGCCCAGGAAAGTGCCCTAACGTGCAGTTGTGAAGGCCACACAGCAATAAGGCCACAGCATGGcgctttaaggcctcattcagacatttgtGAGTAACATAAAAGTTCTCTAAATGAAGGAAGTACaaaaaaacaacactgcataatcCCATCCAAATGACAGTAGCCAAGCAGTCCAAAATTCAAAAGGTGAATGCACGCAATGTCAGGCTTAGACCCATAAGATGCAAAGTCATGCATGGATAAAGGGTGTATCGCAGCTCTCCAGTTGGTAGAAAAATAAATTCTTTACTTCTttacttgagaaaagctcatttagAGTCAAaatgttgctgtttttttttagatggaaccagaaacacatgggctacttgcacaatgaacaagtctgtaggaacctgttcacacaccaccaagaaacttgaagacacaaaagagcacagtgaggtcaaaaatactctgttgtaaaaaaatcacagtaataagcaagtgctagtcaaaagatggaaaaaaagaggtatttagttgatactttttttgcaaaaaaatgtatactaagctgctccaccaatcgtcaaggtatacccatatagagcagtccttcctaatgtatataatccctatctgatgtatttaaaaacctgatcatctgtatagtacctgtataagcagggttcagagagggaattttcatgtggacatggtggatggaacagctttgatgcaaatgacccataaggagtggtggactccctagtcttgtagaaataagagaacaattacagaaccagaaacacatgggctacttgcacaatgaacaagtctgtaggaacctgttcacacaccaccaagaaacttgaagacacaaaagagcacagtgaggtcaaaaatactctgttttaaaaaaatcacagtaataagcaagtgcttgtcaaaagatggaaaaaacagggtatttagttgatacattttttttagATGGAATAAAGAATGTATTTATCTACCAACTGGAGTGCTGCGATACACCCTTTTTCTGTCCAAGTTCTCTCTCTATTGTTCATAGATAGAACACATGCctggtctatggggctgttcacttgCCTGTGTTTATTTTTTGAACAAGGAGTCTGCACTGCATTGTTTCCATTTTTGATGAGAGACATGGATCAAAATTAACCATACATGTCTATAGGTCCTTGCAAATCACAGAAAGCACATGCATAGCAGCAGGGTACAATTCGTGTGCTGTCCTTGATTAACATTGTAAGGCCATATtcgcacgttcagtatttggtcagtattttacaacagtatgtgtaagtcaaaaccaggagtggaacagtcagaggaaaagttaatagaaacacgtcaccgcttctgtatttttcacccactcctataCTGAATATATGCATGTGGTCATATGGATAGGAGaatcttttcaggttttttttacagTAGAAAATTACTAAAAGTAataatggtaaaaactgacacatggaccaaaaaaTGATTAAtatcggatccaaaacactgatgaacaatGGCCAATAGTTTTACGTAAGAGGCCTAATTTTCAGGAGTGATGGGAGGCTTAGAGGTCAGACAAGCAGCAATCGGTAATTGATGGCCCATTTTATCCTTCTGTATTATTTCTTTACAGTAAAATTGTACATCAGAATGCATAACCATCTAATATTAGAATATGAATTCAAAATAATGCAAGAAAATAAAGGCTAGGATTTCATGTAATGAGAGGATAGAAATTCCAGATGATAACATTCAAAAGTAACACTTAAAGCATAagaattttttttgttcttttttctccCTGCGTCGTTTCGTTGCTGTGTTCATGCATTTTCAGCCCAAGACGTGAGTACTGAAATAACACTTCTTGTCACGTTGTCTTAATGACTATAAAAGCTACATTACAGCACTTAAGAGTTTCacaaggatagaaaaaaaaacgagCTTCAGAACAGTGTAGGAAGGACTTTTATATGCAACATTACTTTCCGAACATaatacaaaatatatttttttctttcaacagctCGATGAAATGAACTTTTGGTAAACTGAATCACGGTAACGCGGAAAACAACAACCAAGGATGAACGGACCATTGTTGCACTGATCTACATACTGAGATGTCCTTTGAATGAGAAACATAAAGATTAAGTCAAGGCATAAAACGGAAAAGAAAAAACGAAGTCCAAAGCGAAGGCCAGTTACAGTGATGACTGCACTGGATCAATAGCTTATTTCCGACTGCTGGAAGAAGAGCTTTGGATGTTGCAGATGTCGATAAAAGTAAAGAATGTTAGTGACTGGCCTTTCTTGTTGCAGGCATTAACTCAACGACGATGTTCTATGGCACCAACATATGTATAAACATTTTTAAGATGTTTTGGGAAAGGCAAGCCTACAGTCAACATGGGGACTTACTGGGTCATATTTGCTAGCAATAACCAACTTCTGAGATGATTTTATTTTACAAggcaatatgactataaatatcacCAGCATGGATGGAGAAATATTGTTTGCAGAAAAGGAGTCTTCTTTTCGCATCCTAATGGGCTGTTTGCTCTCAGTTCTAATACTTTCAACTCTTTTCGGAAATACCTTGGTCTGCGCAGCTGTCATCAGGTTTCGACATCTTCGTTCCAAAGTGACAAACTTTTTTGTGATCTCCCTAGCTGTGTCTGACCTTCTGGTTGCAATGTTGGTGATGCCTTGGAAAGCTGTTGCAGAGATTGCCGGCTTTTGGCCATTTGGTTCATTCTGTAATATTTGGGTTGCCTTTGATATAATGTGTTCAACGGCATCTATCTTAAACCTTTGTGTCATCAGTGTTGACAGATACTGGGCGATTTCCAGCCCATTTAGATATGAgaggaaaatgaccccaaaagtAGCCTTCATAATGATAAGTGTTGCATGGACCTTATCAGTTCTGATATCTTTCATTCCTGTGCAGCTCAACTGGCATAAAGCAAAGACTACCAGCTTTTTTGACCTAAATATTACCATCCAAGGCAGCACAATGGATaactgtgactccagcctaaatagGACGTATGCAATTTCTTCATCACTCATAAGCTTCTATATACCAGTGGCCATTATGATTGTAACCTACACCCGGATATACAGGATAGCTGCAAAGCAAATTCGGCGCATCTCAGCTCTCGAAAGAGCAGCAGTACATGCCAAGAATTGTCAAAGCAGCACAGGGAATGGAAGTAGCTTTGATTGCCAACAGCCGGAAAGTTCTTTAAAGACTTCATTTAAAAGAGAAACAAAAGTCTTGAAGACATTGTCAGTGATTATGGGAGTTTTTGTATGTTGCTGGTTGCCCTTTTTCATATTGAACTGTATGGTGCCATTTTGTGATCCAAGTGTATCTACAAGTGGAGCAGAGCCATTTTGCATCAGCTCAACCACATTTGACATTTTTGTGTGGTTTGGTTGGGCAAATTCTTCTCTAAATCCCATAATCTATGCCTTCAATGCTGATTTCCGCAAGGCTTTCTCAACATTATTAGGCTGCTACAAACTCTGTCCTACATCCAACAATGCTATAGAGACAGTTAGCATAAACAATAATGGGGCAGTTGTCTATTCATGTCAGCAAGAGCCCAAAGGTTCAATTCCAAATGAGTGTAACTTAGTTTACCTAATTCCACATGCTATTATTTGTCCTGAAGAGGAGGGTCTGAAAAATGAAGAAGAAAGTGGCTTATCTAAGAGTTTGGACAAATTGTCTCCTGCATTCTCTGGGATCTTGGACTATGATGCAGAGGTCTCACTTGAAAAGATAAATCCTATCACACAAAATGGACAGCCCAAAACCTGAAAAACAGCCTTGATGGACATACCCATTAAACTATTAATGGAGACATCTAGATGATACAATACAGATCCTTGTTAGACAGACCATCTGATGATCAAATCGATTTCTAAAAATGCATTCCAATGTATTTTGTATACGTGTTTATTTTTGTGATGTTCACAGGGAAACAAGCTTATAAATATGAGGCCATTAGTAATTATTTTAGATGGTGCATACAGTGAATACTGTATTATGAGAATGTGATTTTGTTTATTGCACAGACTTTGAACTAGAGCAACATTCTTCATTGATAAAGAGACTTTAAATAGGTTGTCCACTTTTAAGAATGTGGGCCCTAAGCAgtgtaaaatacataaaataacaAATTCGGCAGGCAATCATCATCACTAGGTCCAGTGCCGGTCCGTGTTCTGCTTTTGTCCTAGTGATACAGCTCTAGCCGGCTGTTGAGCTCAGTGCTTATGCACTGAGGCTGATGGAACGCAACATTGAGTTTAGCGTACGAactgctgagctcagctcagtgacTGGCTAGCTAGTGCGGTGACATCATGTCAAAAGTGTGCATCACTGCTCTAGCCCTTTACTGAGCCCAGCAATGAATTCAGCATTGCGTGCCATCAACCTCAGTGCATTTGCCACTTTTGTATTCAAAACACCTAGACCAGGGCAGTTGCAGTGAGCTGGCTCTTGACTCAAGGAGGGTGAGTACCTACTGAGTTTTGACAGTGTGCAAAAATGTTGGCATGTAGAATAAGATAAACCACTAAGTGGGAACAGTAAACCCATTTGGTTAGTATTCTCAGTAGTCAAGATCTGAAGTTTATGTTTGAGTTTTTCACAATTTGAGGATAATTTGATTTGTGTTCATGATGAAGACGTGAAATGCAATGAACTGTGTTCATTGACAGATTACCTACCATTGTagataaaccccccccaaaaaacactTTATGAAGCTTATAAATATTAAGTTTATGTGAATACTCAGCCAGGGAGACAGTGGGGTAAATTTACATCTGCAATGCCTTTTACATAACAGGTTTATTGTAGTGTAATTTGTTATCTTGCTATGAAACATAGTTCTCAAAGAGGTTGAAAGCTGTCACATACCAACATTGAAGGTAGCTACCCTATCAAGCCCTATGTACCATTTACCGAGCCTTGCCACAAAACTTAGTGTACTCAGCCAAAGACGAGTTCTTGCAGTTCAGACAACTTAGTTCCTCTTTGAGAAAAGATAatttacataatttttttcttattatttttttttaccagaagCATTTTTTTGGTTCGTAAGTCTCTATATGCCTGCTTTGTGGTTTCCATAGGAAAAACAGTATCTCCTACACCTTATCAATTTAGGCCACGTAAAGGAAAAAGTTTGGTGCTTAAGATCATGTGCCACAACGGCTGCTTTGAAAACAAGGGGAGTGTCTCATATTTTCATGGCATATTGTGCATCCGCTATTCTGAGATGTATTGCAGCCATGTCAGGGGAAGCACTAATATGGCGGATGAGTGGCAGGGGAAAGGAGAAGGAGGGTACCAGAATTTATTGCTTCTTTTACCCCATTACATGTTAAGTTTGATCTTTAGA contains:
- the DRD1 gene encoding D(1A) dopamine receptor; its protein translation is MTINITSMDGEILFAEKESSFRILMGCLLSVLILSTLFGNTLVCAAVIRFRHLRSKVTNFFVISLAVSDLLVAMLVMPWKAVAEIAGFWPFGSFCNIWVAFDIMCSTASILNLCVISVDRYWAISSPFRYERKMTPKVAFIMISVAWTLSVLISFIPVQLNWHKAKTTSFFDLNITIQGSTMDNCDSSLNRTYAISSSLISFYIPVAIMIVTYTRIYRIAAKQIRRISALERAAVHAKNCQSSTGNGSSFDCQQPESSLKTSFKRETKVLKTLSVIMGVFVCCWLPFFILNCMVPFCDPSVSTSGAEPFCISSTTFDIFVWFGWANSSLNPIIYAFNADFRKAFSTLLGCYKLCPTSNNAIETVSINNNGAVVYSCQQEPKGSIPNECNLVYLIPHAIICPEEEGLKNEEESGLSKSLDKLSPAFSGILDYDAEVSLEKINPITQNGQPKT